In Periplaneta americana isolate PAMFEO1 chromosome 3, P.americana_PAMFEO1_priV1, whole genome shotgun sequence, the following are encoded in one genomic region:
- the LOC138695730 gene encoding zinc finger protein 664-like isoform X1 gives MLCGEVGIRVVMDVIKTEAKVDPLAVQSCDGANTGEASSSGYESSFCEVTVKEEMKLEIPTEESEVLAERILNSEKIGMPQLKPTTPENCPSSENPDSKRTLESPVSDEVPTTENLDTHSHLDKHLLKCENPGEMLPDLDRSETSSPTHVRQKTFKCDICGKCFARSTHLKDHYHRHTGEKPFKCDICGKCFALNGPLRDHARTHEDVKPFKCDLCGRCFSRPAHLKDHSRTHTGERPFKCDVCGKLFSLNCGLKAHHRTHTGVKPFKCDVCGNCFSCSGHLKAHSFTHTREKPFKCDTCGKCFSLAGALRAHCSTHTGVKPFRCGICGKCFSQSAALKVHSRKHTNEKHLNVNFV, from the exons ttGTAATGGATGTGATTAAGACGGAAGCTAAGGTGGACCCATTGGCTGTACAATCATGCGATGGCGCAAATACAGGAGAGGCAAGTTCTTCTGGATAC gaGTCATCGTTTTGTGAGGTTACAGTAAAAGAGGAGATGAAGCTGGAAATACCGACAGAGGAATCTGAAGTATTGGCAGAGAG aattttgaattctgaaaagaTTGGAATGCCACAACTGAAGCCCACCACTCCTGAAAATTGTCCTTCCTCAGAGAATCCAGATTCTAAACGTACATTGGAATCCCCGGTTTCCGACGAGGTGCCTACAACTGAAAACTTGGACACACACAGTCACTTAGACAAACATTTATTGAAGTGCGAGAATCCTGGCGAAATGTTGCCGGATCTCGACAGATCCGAGACGAGTTCTCCTACACATGTCCGCCAGAAGACATTTAAATGTGACATCTGCGGGAAATGCTTCGCCAGATCAACACATCTCAAGGATCACTACCACAGGCACACGGGCGAGAAGCCGTTCAAATGCGACATCTGTGGGAAGTGTTTCGCTCTAAACGGACCTCTCAGAGACCACGCACGTACGCACGAAGACGtgaagccattcaaatgtgatcTCTGCGGCAGATGTTTTTCTCGCCCAGCTCATCTGAAGGACCATTCACGCACCCACACCGGGGAAAGGCCGTTCAAGTGCGACGTTTGTGGGAAGTTGTTTTCATTAAACTGCGGTCTGAAAGCCCATCACCGCACCCACACGGGCGTGAAGCCgttcaaatgcgatgtctgtggcaATTGTTTCTCGTGTTCGGGACACCTCAAAGCTCACTCGTTTACGCACACAcgcgaaaagccattcaaatgtgacACTTGTGGGAAATGCTTTTCGTTAGCCGGTGCTCTCCGAGCCCACTGCAGTACTCACACCGGCGTGAAGCCTTTCAGATGCGGCATCTGTGGCAAATGTTTCTCACAATCTGCTGCTCTGAAAGTCCATTCTCGTAAGCACACCAAtgaaaaacatttaaatgtaaattttgtgTGA
- the LOC138695730 gene encoding zinc finger protein 664-like isoform X2 — MDVIKTEAKVDPLAVQSCDGANTGEASSSGYESSFCEVTVKEEMKLEIPTEESEVLAERILNSEKIGMPQLKPTTPENCPSSENPDSKRTLESPVSDEVPTTENLDTHSHLDKHLLKCENPGEMLPDLDRSETSSPTHVRQKTFKCDICGKCFARSTHLKDHYHRHTGEKPFKCDICGKCFALNGPLRDHARTHEDVKPFKCDLCGRCFSRPAHLKDHSRTHTGERPFKCDVCGKLFSLNCGLKAHHRTHTGVKPFKCDVCGNCFSCSGHLKAHSFTHTREKPFKCDTCGKCFSLAGALRAHCSTHTGVKPFRCGICGKCFSQSAALKVHSRKHTNEKHLNVNFV, encoded by the exons ATGGATGTGATTAAGACGGAAGCTAAGGTGGACCCATTGGCTGTACAATCATGCGATGGCGCAAATACAGGAGAGGCAAGTTCTTCTGGATAC gaGTCATCGTTTTGTGAGGTTACAGTAAAAGAGGAGATGAAGCTGGAAATACCGACAGAGGAATCTGAAGTATTGGCAGAGAG aattttgaattctgaaaagaTTGGAATGCCACAACTGAAGCCCACCACTCCTGAAAATTGTCCTTCCTCAGAGAATCCAGATTCTAAACGTACATTGGAATCCCCGGTTTCCGACGAGGTGCCTACAACTGAAAACTTGGACACACACAGTCACTTAGACAAACATTTATTGAAGTGCGAGAATCCTGGCGAAATGTTGCCGGATCTCGACAGATCCGAGACGAGTTCTCCTACACATGTCCGCCAGAAGACATTTAAATGTGACATCTGCGGGAAATGCTTCGCCAGATCAACACATCTCAAGGATCACTACCACAGGCACACGGGCGAGAAGCCGTTCAAATGCGACATCTGTGGGAAGTGTTTCGCTCTAAACGGACCTCTCAGAGACCACGCACGTACGCACGAAGACGtgaagccattcaaatgtgatcTCTGCGGCAGATGTTTTTCTCGCCCAGCTCATCTGAAGGACCATTCACGCACCCACACCGGGGAAAGGCCGTTCAAGTGCGACGTTTGTGGGAAGTTGTTTTCATTAAACTGCGGTCTGAAAGCCCATCACCGCACCCACACGGGCGTGAAGCCgttcaaatgcgatgtctgtggcaATTGTTTCTCGTGTTCGGGACACCTCAAAGCTCACTCGTTTACGCACACAcgcgaaaagccattcaaatgtgacACTTGTGGGAAATGCTTTTCGTTAGCCGGTGCTCTCCGAGCCCACTGCAGTACTCACACCGGCGTGAAGCCTTTCAGATGCGGCATCTGTGGCAAATGTTTCTCACAATCTGCTGCTCTGAAAGTCCATTCTCGTAAGCACACCAAtgaaaaacatttaaatgtaaattttgtgTGA